The sequence below is a genomic window from Cobetia sp. cqz5-12.
GAAGCTTTCATCCCACAGCAGACCATACTTGATGACCTCGGCCATGCCCGCTGACAACTCACGCTGCGGCAATGTCTTGAGGCTTGCGGTATCGATCAGCACCAGACGCGGCTGCCAGAAGGCACCCAGCATGTTCTTGCCACGCGGATGGTTGACACCGGTCTTGCCACCCACCGAGGAATCCACCTGCGACAGCAGCGTGGTCGGCACCTGGATGAAGGCCGCACCCCGCTGATAGCAGGCCGCCGCGAAGCCGGTCATGTCACCGATCACACCGCCACCGAGGGCGATCAAGGTACAGCGGCGATTGAAGCCGGCCTCGAGCAGGGCATCCCAGATCAGGCCGATGCTGGCCATGTGCTTGGTCTGTTCACCGTCGTCGAGAATGACCTCGCGGATATCGAGCCCCTCGCCCAACGAGGCCTTCAATGCGTCCAGATACAGCGGCGCCACCACGCTGTTGGTGACGATCATCACCTGACGCCCCGCAAGGTGCTCACGAATCAGATCACCACGTGCGGTCAGGCCCGGCCCGATATGAATGGGGTAACTAC
It includes:
- the aroB gene encoding 3-dehydroquinate synthase — protein: MSLAPAHRLDVALGERSYPIHIGPGLTARGDLIREHLAGRQVMIVTNSVVAPLYLDALKASLGEGLDIREVILDDGEQTKHMASIGLIWDALLEAGFNRRCTLIALGGGVIGDMTGFAAACYQRGAAFIQVPTTLLSQVDSSVGGKTGVNHPRGKNMLGAFWQPRLVLIDTASLKTLPQRELSAGMAEVIKYGLLWDESFLSWLEDNMTALMALDETLLGEAIRRSCAIKADVVAQDETEQGVRALLNLGHTFGHAIETDQGYGVWLHGEAVGTGMLMAAELSARMGWLSSADVERVSHIIAKAGLPLAAPEDMGVEDFLKHMQLDKKNVDGRLRLILLERIGRAVITEEAPAGVLADMLEHWPRSSR